The Euzebya sp. genome has a segment encoding these proteins:
- a CDS encoding ABC transporter ATP-binding protein — MARVVFDNVNKVYPDGFQAIFDLSLEIEDGEFVILVGPSGCGKSTALRMVAGLESITSGQMIIGDQVVNDLSPKERDIAMVFQSYALYPHMSVADNMGFALKLSKVPQDEIDKRVKDAAEVLGLTEYLHRKPKALSGGQRQRVAMGRAIVRSPKAFLMDEPLSNLDAKLRVQMRAEIAALQNRLGVTTLYVTHDQVEAMTMGDRVAVLKRGVLQQADAPQKLYDHPDNLFVAGFIGSPSMNIADAEVVDEGGTLYVQIDPANRMKIHDAAIDAYPRVRDYAGKRVAIGMRPEHFIQASGDVPDDMVWRQLRVELVEMLGAEMLVHLKTDARHVISDDVREAVDDDEAFEALQEQAAAGGATIVARFEPGKPPAIHETVDVGFKTESMHFFDLETGAALR, encoded by the coding sequence ATGGCACGAGTGGTGTTCGACAACGTCAACAAGGTCTACCCGGACGGCTTCCAGGCCATCTTCGACCTCTCCCTCGAGATCGAGGACGGCGAGTTCGTCATCCTCGTCGGCCCGTCCGGCTGCGGGAAGTCGACCGCCCTCCGCATGGTCGCGGGCCTCGAGTCCATCACCAGCGGCCAGATGATCATCGGTGACCAGGTCGTCAACGACCTGTCCCCGAAGGAGCGGGACATCGCGATGGTGTTCCAGTCCTACGCGCTGTACCCGCACATGAGCGTCGCGGACAACATGGGCTTCGCCCTCAAGCTGTCGAAGGTCCCCCAGGACGAGATCGACAAGCGGGTCAAGGACGCCGCCGAGGTCCTCGGCCTGACCGAGTACCTGCACCGCAAGCCGAAGGCCCTCTCCGGCGGCCAGCGCCAGCGCGTCGCCATGGGCCGCGCGATCGTCCGGTCCCCCAAGGCCTTCCTGATGGACGAGCCGCTGTCGAACCTCGACGCCAAGCTGCGCGTCCAGATGCGCGCCGAGATCGCCGCGCTGCAGAACCGCCTGGGCGTCACCACGCTCTACGTGACCCACGACCAGGTCGAGGCCATGACGATGGGCGACCGCGTGGCCGTCCTCAAGCGCGGGGTGCTGCAGCAGGCCGACGCGCCGCAGAAGCTCTACGACCACCCGGACAACCTGTTCGTCGCCGGCTTCATCGGCTCGCCGTCGATGAACATCGCGGACGCGGAGGTCGTCGACGAGGGCGGGACGCTGTACGTCCAGATCGACCCCGCGAACCGCATGAAGATCCACGACGCCGCGATCGACGCCTACCCGCGCGTCCGCGACTACGCCGGCAAGCGCGTCGCGATCGGCATGCGGCCCGAGCACTTCATCCAGGCCAGCGGCGACGTGCCCGACGACATGGTGTGGCGCCAGCTGCGCGTGGAGCTGGTCGAGATGCTGGGCGCCGAGATGCTGGTGCACCTGAAGACCGACGCGCGCCACGTCATCAGCGACGACGTCCGCGAGGCCGTCGACGACGACGAGGCGTTCGAGGCGCTGCAGGAGCAGGCCGCGGCCGGCGGCGCGACCATCGTCGCGCGCTTCGAGCCCGGCAAGCCGCCGGCGATCCACGAGACCGTCGACGTCGGCTTCAAGACCGAGTCGATGCACTTCTTCGACCTCGAGACGGGCGCCGCGCTGCGCTGA
- a CDS encoding ribokinase encodes MTRILVVGSLVMDLAFDVPAVPGPGEVILATAFGRYRGGKGYNQAVAAARMGAEVVMVGAVGDDDFGRAFLTALDAEGVDASRVVVLDGVATAVAVPLVTPDGDVGFVQYQGANRQLDAAVAADLPDCDALLLQGEIQAPVSLAAARAVRSRGGRVVLNPAPVHDISDELATTATVITPNEVEAAALLGRDAADLDGEAAARALVTDQRAAVVTLGARGAAWADGSRSGAVAPPGVEAIDATAAGDSFNAALAIALAEGQGYADALRFATAAGAHATTIRGAEPALPTRADVEALLDAAGSD; translated from the coding sequence ATGACCCGGATCCTGGTGGTCGGCTCGCTCGTGATGGACCTGGCCTTCGACGTGCCGGCGGTGCCCGGGCCGGGGGAGGTGATCCTGGCCACGGCGTTCGGCCGCTACCGGGGCGGCAAGGGCTACAACCAGGCCGTCGCCGCGGCGCGCATGGGGGCGGAGGTGGTCATGGTCGGCGCGGTCGGGGACGACGACTTCGGCCGCGCGTTCCTCACGGCCCTCGACGCCGAGGGGGTCGACGCCTCCCGCGTGGTGGTCCTCGACGGCGTCGCCACCGCGGTGGCGGTCCCGCTGGTCACCCCCGACGGCGACGTCGGGTTCGTGCAGTACCAGGGCGCGAACCGCCAGCTCGACGCGGCGGTCGCCGCCGACCTGCCCGACTGCGACGCGCTGCTGCTGCAGGGTGAGATCCAGGCGCCGGTCAGCCTGGCCGCGGCACGGGCGGTCCGGTCGAGGGGCGGGCGGGTCGTCCTGAACCCCGCGCCGGTGCACGACATCTCCGACGAGCTGGCGACCACCGCGACGGTCATCACCCCCAACGAGGTGGAGGCCGCCGCGCTGCTCGGCCGCGACGCGGCGGACCTCGACGGCGAGGCGGCTGCCCGCGCGCTGGTCACCGACCAGCGCGCCGCCGTCGTCACCCTCGGCGCTCGCGGGGCGGCGTGGGCCGACGGGTCGCGGTCCGGTGCGGTCGCCCCGCCGGGCGTGGAGGCGATCGACGCCACCGCAGCCGGCGACTCGTTCAACGCCGCGCTCGCCATCGCCCTGGCGGAGGGGCAGGGGTACGCCGACGCGCTGCGGTTCGCGACCGCCGCAGGCGCGCACGCGACGACGATCAGAGGGGCGGAGCCGGCGCTGCCGACCCGCGCGGACGTCGAGGCCCTGCTCGACGCGGCGGGGTCCGACTAG
- a CDS encoding crotonase/enoyl-CoA hydratase family protein produces MINVDIDGPITIVEIDRPESRNAIDGPTADALRQAFATFDADERQLVAVHTGAGEHFCAGADLAAFAEGGDRALTIQAPPAPGPLGISRMRLSKPVIAAVEGYAVAGGLELAIWADLRVAAESAVFGVFCRRFGVPLVDLGAVRLPRLVGHSHAMDMILTGRPVDAEEAKAMGLANRVVPDGQARGAAVELARTIASFPQRTMRSDRQVAIEQWDLDDERWHMREYLLGRNVLLSGEADEGASRFVAGAGRHGHFEETD; encoded by the coding sequence ATGATCAACGTCGACATCGACGGCCCCATCACGATCGTGGAGATCGACCGGCCGGAGAGCCGGAACGCGATCGACGGGCCGACCGCGGATGCCCTGCGGCAGGCGTTCGCCACCTTCGACGCCGACGAGCGGCAGCTCGTGGCGGTGCACACCGGAGCCGGTGAGCACTTCTGCGCCGGTGCCGATCTGGCGGCCTTCGCCGAGGGCGGGGACCGCGCCCTGACCATCCAGGCGCCCCCCGCCCCGGGGCCGCTCGGGATCAGCCGCATGCGGCTCTCCAAGCCGGTCATCGCCGCCGTGGAGGGCTACGCGGTGGCCGGCGGGCTGGAGCTCGCCATCTGGGCCGACCTCCGCGTCGCCGCCGAGTCCGCGGTCTTCGGCGTGTTCTGCCGCCGCTTCGGCGTCCCCCTCGTGGATCTGGGGGCGGTCAGGCTGCCGCGGCTCGTCGGCCACTCACACGCCATGGACATGATCCTGACCGGACGGCCCGTCGACGCCGAGGAGGCCAAGGCGATGGGGCTCGCCAACCGCGTGGTGCCCGACGGCCAGGCCCGCGGCGCCGCCGTGGAGCTGGCCCGGACCATCGCGTCGTTCCCGCAGCGCACCATGCGGTCGGACCGGCAGGTCGCGATCGAGCAGTGGGACCTCGACGACGAGCGCTGGCACATGCGCGAGTACCTCCTCGGCCGCAACGTGCTCCTGTCGGGAGAGGCGGACGAGGGCGCCAGCCGCTTCGTCGCCGGCGCCGGCCGGCACGGGCACTTCGAGGAGACCGACTAG
- a CDS encoding ABC transporter permease yields MFRTTLRSIAAHKLRLAATSLAIIVGVAFVTGTLILSDTLNATFDELFGQTTAGIDIAVQGPEDTTDPLTGLRDPLPVEVADEIAAVDGVSAVSPEVSGFAQLIGDDGEPIGGFGPPTLAFNVPLSPELDTATIRDGAYPTGPDEIAIDAGTAATNDFAVGDTVGLVVEGPVQQYTITGTFGFGELDSLAGATAVVFDPDTAFSLYGDGGYHTVYAAAEGGVDPDDLADDIAAALGDGVDVLTGEELADDQASDISEGLGFFTTGLLVFAGVSLFVGAFLIANTFSIILAQRTRELALLRAVGASRRQILGSVLGEALATGLVGSVLGFGLGAALAVGLFALLDAFGIALPQGDLVIAPATFVVAILLGTVLTAVVAVVPAARATRIPPVAALQAVAAPPPKRYSVLRYAAGGVVFALGVAGLALTLTQGTGILAVGVAAVITLLGAASLAPLVTKPLLGILGVPLSARGIQGQLATENARRNPRRTAATASALMIGLALVAFMAILAESFTRSATASIEESFAGDFQVNPAGFFTGQGGPGPQLEEDVAAVAGVQTVAVQQFGQVEIDGEDTFVAGFDPEEIDEVLTLDVLEGGADGLLATGLAVSDDVADREDVAVGDTIEIIVDGEAVALELGAVYETSPVASGWVVDASQVPGLAFGAMMVELDDDADATAVRPEVEAVLEAYPTLELRDVTEVQELITGQINQLLGVVSALLALSVIVALFGIVNTLGLSVFERTRELGLLRAVGATRSQVRSMIRWESVLIALLGAIFGLVLGVLFAWLVVTALADEAPLDLAFPLGWLVTGLIASAIAGVLAAILPARRASRVDVLRAIEAT; encoded by the coding sequence GTGTTCCGCACCACGCTGCGCAGCATCGCGGCGCACAAGCTGCGCCTCGCCGCCACCTCCCTCGCGATCATCGTCGGCGTCGCGTTCGTCACCGGCACCCTGATCCTCTCCGACACCCTCAACGCCACCTTCGACGAGCTGTTCGGGCAGACGACCGCCGGCATCGACATCGCCGTGCAGGGCCCGGAGGACACCACCGATCCGCTGACGGGCCTCCGCGACCCCCTGCCGGTCGAGGTCGCCGACGAGATCGCCGCCGTGGACGGGGTCTCGGCCGTCTCGCCGGAGGTCAGCGGCTTCGCGCAGCTGATCGGCGACGACGGCGAGCCCATCGGCGGGTTCGGCCCCCCGACCCTCGCCTTCAACGTCCCGCTGTCACCCGAGCTCGACACCGCCACCATCCGCGACGGTGCGTACCCCACCGGACCGGACGAGATCGCCATCGACGCCGGCACCGCGGCCACCAACGACTTCGCGGTCGGTGACACCGTCGGGCTGGTGGTCGAAGGCCCGGTCCAGCAGTACACGATCACCGGGACGTTCGGCTTCGGCGAGCTCGACAGCCTCGCCGGCGCCACCGCCGTCGTGTTCGACCCCGACACCGCCTTCTCCCTGTACGGCGACGGCGGCTACCACACCGTCTACGCCGCGGCTGAGGGCGGCGTGGACCCCGACGACCTGGCCGACGACATCGCCGCGGCCCTCGGCGACGGCGTCGACGTGCTGACCGGCGAGGAACTCGCCGACGACCAGGCCTCCGACATCTCCGAGGGGCTCGGCTTCTTCACCACCGGCCTGCTGGTCTTCGCCGGCGTGTCGCTGTTCGTGGGCGCGTTCCTGATCGCGAACACCTTCTCGATCATCCTCGCCCAGCGCACCCGCGAGCTCGCGCTGCTCCGCGCCGTCGGGGCATCCCGGCGCCAGATCCTCGGCTCGGTCCTCGGCGAGGCGCTCGCCACCGGGCTGGTCGGCTCCGTGCTCGGGTTCGGCCTCGGCGCCGCGCTCGCCGTCGGGCTCTTCGCGCTGCTCGACGCCTTCGGCATCGCCCTCCCCCAGGGTGACCTCGTCATCGCGCCGGCCACCTTCGTGGTCGCGATCCTCCTCGGCACGGTGCTGACCGCGGTCGTCGCGGTCGTCCCCGCCGCCCGCGCGACCCGCATCCCCCCGGTCGCCGCGCTGCAGGCCGTCGCCGCCCCGCCGCCCAAGCGCTACAGCGTCCTGCGCTACGCCGCCGGCGGCGTGGTCTTCGCCCTCGGCGTGGCCGGACTGGCCCTCACCCTGACCCAGGGCACCGGCATCCTCGCCGTCGGTGTCGCCGCGGTCATCACCCTCCTCGGGGCGGCATCCCTCGCGCCCCTGGTCACCAAGCCGCTCCTCGGCATCCTCGGCGTGCCCCTGTCCGCCCGGGGGATCCAGGGGCAGCTCGCGACCGAGAACGCCCGCCGCAACCCGCGGCGCACCGCCGCCACCGCGTCGGCGCTGATGATCGGCCTGGCGCTGGTCGCCTTCATGGCGATCCTGGCGGAGTCCTTCACCCGGTCCGCCACCGCGTCCATCGAGGAGTCGTTCGCCGGCGACTTCCAGGTCAACCCCGCCGGCTTCTTCACCGGTCAGGGCGGGCCCGGCCCGCAGCTCGAGGAGGACGTCGCAGCCGTCGCCGGGGTCCAGACCGTCGCCGTCCAGCAGTTCGGGCAGGTCGAGATCGACGGCGAGGACACGTTCGTCGCCGGCTTCGACCCCGAGGAGATCGACGAGGTCCTGACCCTCGACGTGCTCGAGGGAGGGGCGGACGGCCTCCTCGCCACCGGCCTGGCCGTGTCGGACGACGTGGCCGACCGCGAGGACGTGGCCGTCGGCGACACCATCGAGATCATCGTCGACGGCGAGGCGGTGGCCCTCGAGCTGGGTGCGGTCTACGAGACGTCGCCGGTGGCCAGCGGCTGGGTGGTCGACGCCAGCCAGGTCCCCGGTCTCGCCTTCGGCGCGATGATGGTCGAGCTGGATGACGACGCCGACGCGACGGCCGTCCGCCCCGAGGTCGAGGCCGTGCTGGAGGCCTACCCGACCCTCGAGCTCCGCGACGTGACGGAGGTCCAGGAGCTCATCACCGGCCAGATCAACCAGCTGCTCGGGGTGGTGAGCGCGCTCCTCGCCCTCAGCGTGATCGTCGCGCTGTTCGGGATCGTCAACACCCTCGGCCTCAGCGTCTTCGAGCGCACCCGCGAGCTGGGCCTGCTCCGCGCCGTCGGGGCGACCCGCAGCCAGGTCCGGTCGATGATCCGCTGGGAGTCGGTCTTGATCGCGCTGCTGGGCGCCATCTTCGGCCTGGTCCTGGGCGTGCTGTTCGCCTGGCTGGTCGTGACCGCGCTGGCGGACGAGGCGCCCCTCGACCTCGCGTTCCCGCTGGGGTGGCTGGTCACCGGTCTGATCGCCTCCGCGATCGCCGGGGTGCTGGCGGCGATCCTGCCAGCCCGCCGAGCCTCCCGGGTCGACGTCCTGCGGGCGATCGAGGCGACGTAG